One Kitasatospora sp. NBC_01266 genomic window carries:
- a CDS encoding diiron oxygenase, translating to MSAPGPLDRWYESAGVRTGVRRMFHEGAEQGLVFFPEALVPHLAHEAVRALPPERRRELTIRHLYQFLIATTHLETRVVNRAAEPIANGRTGLPLTTALRQDAFKVYCDEGYHALYSLDLADQIATVTGIPIPVRDYGGFVEQLAVAAREPLPDQPELAGLLQAVVFETLITAVLNEVPNDTTVVRPVRDLMRDHAKDEGRHHRFFAAFFQELWAGLTPQLRRRAALALPDLIHAALRWDLGPVADSLRLAGLDADTTRAVLADCFAPSTGANRISEISRSTLRLCASVGAFDLPGVREAFAARGLYEVDEGP from the coding sequence GTGAGCGCCCCCGGACCGCTGGACCGCTGGTACGAGAGCGCGGGCGTGCGCACCGGGGTGCGCCGGATGTTCCACGAGGGCGCCGAGCAGGGGCTGGTCTTCTTCCCCGAGGCCCTGGTCCCGCACCTGGCGCACGAGGCGGTCCGCGCACTGCCCCCCGAGCGGCGGCGCGAGCTGACCATCCGCCACCTCTACCAGTTCCTGATCGCCACCACCCATCTGGAGACCCGGGTGGTCAACCGGGCGGCCGAGCCGATCGCCAACGGCCGTACCGGCCTGCCGCTGACCACCGCGCTGCGCCAGGACGCCTTCAAGGTCTACTGCGACGAGGGCTACCACGCGCTCTACAGCCTGGACCTGGCCGACCAGATCGCCACCGTCACCGGCATCCCGATCCCCGTCCGGGACTACGGCGGCTTCGTCGAGCAGCTGGCCGTCGCGGCCCGCGAACCGCTGCCGGACCAGCCCGAGCTGGCGGGCCTGCTGCAGGCCGTGGTCTTCGAGACGCTGATCACCGCCGTGCTGAACGAGGTGCCGAACGACACCACGGTGGTCCGCCCGGTCCGCGACCTGATGCGGGACCACGCCAAGGACGAGGGCCGCCACCACCGGTTCTTCGCCGCCTTCTTCCAGGAGCTGTGGGCCGGTCTGACCCCGCAGCTGCGCCGCCGCGCCGCGCTGGCCCTGCCCGACCTGATCCACGCGGCGCTGCGCTGGGACCTCGGCCCGGTCGCGGACTCGCTGCGGCTGGCCGGCCTCGACGCGGACACCACCCGCGCCGTCCTGGCGGACTGCTTCGCGCCGAGCACCGGCGCGAACCGGATCTCGGAGATCTCCCGATCGACGCTGCGGCTGTGCGCCTCGGTCGGAGCCTTTGACCTGCCCGGTGTCCGGGAGGCCTTCGCCGCCCGCGGACTCTACGAAGTGGACGAAGGACCATGA
- a CDS encoding tryptophan 2,3-dioxygenase family protein: protein MTTTTGALTYRQYLRLDQLLAQQLPHGAAQGTDELLFIAVHQVHELWFKLLLDDLGTARDLMLAGEPQQARLALRRCREIERTLLSTIELLDTLAPGAFLAFRSVLGGASGAQSAQFHEVELLSGATATHRLDALDWLTPLERARLERRAIEPTLWDGFVSLLAAAGFPVLTVEQRRTALATAARDRRSPELGELAEALLDHDQAWSLWRARHLLVVERQIGRRPGTGGSSGADQLAARSGERLYPELWECRSRL, encoded by the coding sequence ATGACCACCACCACCGGTGCCCTGACCTACCGGCAGTACCTGAGGCTCGATCAGCTGCTCGCCCAGCAACTGCCGCACGGCGCTGCGCAGGGCACCGACGAGCTGCTCTTCATCGCCGTGCACCAGGTGCACGAACTCTGGTTCAAGCTGCTGCTCGACGACCTCGGCACGGCCCGGGACCTGATGCTCGCCGGTGAGCCGCAGCAGGCCCGCCTGGCCCTGCGCCGCTGCCGCGAGATCGAGCGCACCCTGCTGAGCACCATCGAACTGCTGGACACCCTGGCCCCGGGCGCGTTCCTGGCCTTCCGGAGCGTGCTGGGCGGTGCCAGCGGCGCGCAGTCGGCGCAGTTCCACGAGGTGGAGCTGCTCTCCGGGGCCACCGCGACGCACCGGCTCGACGCCCTGGACTGGCTCACCCCCCTCGAACGCGCCCGGCTGGAGCGGCGGGCCATCGAGCCCACGCTCTGGGACGGCTTCGTCTCGCTGCTCGCCGCGGCCGGCTTCCCGGTGCTGACGGTCGAACAGCGTCGCACCGCGCTGGCCACCGCGGCCCGGGACCGGCGAAGCCCGGAGCTCGGCGAGCTGGCCGAGGCGCTGCTCGACCACGACCAGGCCTGGTCGCTCTGGCGGGCCCGGCACCTGCTGGTGGTGGAGCGGCAGATCGGCCGCCGCCCGGGCACCGGCGGCAGCTCGGGCGCGGACCAGCTGGCGGCCCGGTCGGGCGAACGGCTCTATCCGGAGCTGTGGGAGTGCCGCAGCCGGTTGTGA
- a CDS encoding alpha/beta hydrolase family protein: protein MDSREILTRPAPPVDHTLRYGDHPDQLVDLRVPPGSGPAPLLVLLHGGFWRPEYDRAHTGPLANALAAAGHLVAIPEYRRSGWPDTFDDVAAALDLLAGPLPHPVTGHTTLVGHSAGGHLALWAAGRRRLPDDSPWHTARVPDAVVALAGCSCLDLCARWRLGEGAVLDLLGGPPRWLPERYAAADPAALLPLGVPVTLLHGAADRQVPLAMSRAYARRAAAAGEPVTLLELARIDHFQLIDPDSAAWPHLTAALGRPAPAELPVS from the coding sequence ATGGACAGCCGCGAGATCCTGACCCGCCCGGCCCCGCCGGTGGACCACACGCTGCGCTACGGCGACCATCCGGACCAGCTGGTCGACCTGCGGGTACCCCCCGGCAGCGGGCCGGCTCCGCTGCTGGTGCTGCTGCACGGCGGCTTCTGGCGACCGGAGTACGACCGCGCGCACACCGGCCCGCTGGCCAACGCGCTGGCCGCTGCCGGGCACCTGGTCGCGATCCCCGAGTACCGGCGCTCGGGCTGGCCGGACACCTTCGACGACGTGGCGGCCGCGCTGGACCTGCTGGCCGGGCCGCTGCCCCACCCGGTGACCGGGCACACCACGCTGGTCGGCCACTCGGCGGGCGGGCACCTGGCCCTCTGGGCGGCCGGACGCCGCCGGCTGCCCGACGACTCGCCCTGGCACACCGCCCGGGTCCCGGACGCGGTGGTCGCACTGGCCGGCTGCAGCTGCCTGGACCTGTGCGCGCGGTGGCGGCTCGGCGAGGGGGCGGTGCTCGACCTGCTCGGCGGTCCGCCCCGGTGGCTGCCCGAGCGCTACGCGGCGGCCGACCCCGCGGCGCTGCTGCCGCTCGGCGTGCCCGTCACGCTGCTGCACGGCGCCGCGGACCGCCAGGTGCCGCTCGCGATGAGCCGGGCCTACGCGCGGCGGGCCGCGGCCGCGGGCGAGCCGGTGACCCTGCTGGAGCTGGCCCGGATCGACCACTTCCAGCTGATCGACCCGGACTCGGCGGCCTGGCCCCACCTGACGGCCGCGCTCGGCCGGCCGGCCCCGGCCGAGCTGCCGGTCAGTTGA
- a CDS encoding YqgE/AlgH family protein, which translates to MTAALSHTGRLLVATPVLTDPNFARSVVLLLDHDEQGALGVVLNRPTSVEVGDVLDSWAELTGAPQVVFQGGPVGLDSALAVAVVPGEPGPGDPLGWRRVHGAIGLVDLEAPPQVLAGELGGLRVFAGYSGWTPGQLETEIAEGAWYLVDAEPGDISCPLPERLWRSVLRRQRGALAMLATYPEDPTLN; encoded by the coding sequence ATGACCGCGGCCCTCTCCCACACCGGCCGGCTGCTCGTGGCGACCCCGGTGCTCACCGATCCGAACTTCGCCCGGTCGGTGGTGCTGCTGCTGGACCATGACGAGCAGGGCGCCCTCGGCGTGGTCCTGAACCGGCCGACCTCGGTGGAGGTCGGGGACGTGCTGGACAGCTGGGCCGAACTGACCGGCGCGCCCCAAGTGGTCTTTCAGGGCGGTCCGGTGGGCCTGGACTCGGCGCTCGCGGTGGCCGTGGTGCCGGGCGAGCCGGGGCCCGGGGACCCGCTCGGCTGGCGCCGGGTGCACGGCGCGATCGGGCTGGTCGATCTGGAGGCGCCGCCGCAGGTGCTGGCCGGCGAACTGGGCGGCCTGCGGGTCTTCGCCGGCTACTCGGGCTGGACACCCGGCCAGCTGGAGACGGAGATCGCCGAGGGCGCCTGGTACCTGGTGGACGCCGAGCCGGGCGACATCTCCTGCCCGCTCCCCGAGCGGCTCTGGCGCTCGGTGCTGCGCCGCCAGCGCGGCGCACTGGCGATGCTCGCCACCTACCCGGAGGACCCCACGCTCAACTGA
- the murA gene encoding UDP-N-acetylglucosamine 1-carboxyvinyltransferase, translated as MTDDVLLVHGGNPLEGEIRVRGAKNLVPKAMVAALLGQGPSRLRNVPDIRDVKVVRGLLQLHGVTVRSGEEEGELILDPSHVESANVADIDAHAGSSRIPILFCGPLLHRLGHAFIPGLGGCDIGGRPVDFHFEVLRQFGASIEKHPQGTYLAAAQRLRGTKIELPYPSVGATEQVLLTAVLAEGDTELRNAAIEPEIVDLICVLQKMGAIISMGTDRTILITGVDELGGYNHRALPDRLEAASWACAALATKGDIYVRGARQLEMMTFLNTFRKVGGAFAVDDEGIRFWHPGGELNAIALETDVHPGFQTDWQQPLVVALTQAAGLSIVHETVYESRLGFTSALNQMGAHIQLYRECLGGTPCRFGQRNFLHSAVVSGPSKLLGGELVIPDLRGGFSYLIAALAAEGTSTVHGISLINRGYENFMDKLRELGAHVELPSEQTLLAAV; from the coding sequence ATGACCGACGACGTCCTGCTGGTGCACGGCGGAAACCCGCTGGAAGGCGAGATCCGTGTCCGCGGCGCCAAGAACCTGGTGCCCAAGGCGATGGTCGCGGCCCTGCTCGGCCAGGGTCCCAGCAGACTGCGCAACGTTCCGGACATCCGCGACGTCAAGGTGGTCCGCGGCCTGCTCCAGCTGCACGGCGTCACGGTGCGCAGCGGCGAGGAGGAGGGCGAGCTGATCCTCGACCCCTCGCACGTGGAGAGCGCCAACGTCGCCGACATCGACGCGCACGCCGGCTCCTCGCGGATCCCGATCCTGTTCTGCGGCCCGCTGCTGCACCGCCTCGGCCACGCCTTCATCCCGGGCCTGGGCGGCTGCGACATCGGCGGCCGGCCGGTCGACTTCCACTTCGAGGTGCTGCGCCAGTTCGGCGCCAGCATCGAGAAGCACCCGCAGGGCACCTACCTGGCCGCCGCGCAGCGGCTGCGCGGCACCAAGATCGAGCTGCCCTACCCCTCGGTCGGCGCCACCGAGCAGGTGCTGCTCACCGCCGTGCTCGCCGAGGGCGACACCGAGCTGCGCAACGCGGCCATCGAGCCGGAGATCGTCGACCTGATCTGCGTGCTGCAGAAGATGGGCGCGATCATCTCCATGGGCACCGACCGGACCATCCTGATCACCGGGGTGGACGAGCTCGGCGGCTACAACCACCGGGCGCTGCCGGACCGCCTGGAGGCGGCCTCGTGGGCCTGCGCGGCGCTGGCCACCAAGGGCGACATCTACGTCCGCGGCGCCCGCCAGCTGGAGATGATGACCTTCCTCAACACCTTCCGGAAGGTCGGCGGCGCCTTCGCGGTGGACGACGAGGGCATCCGCTTCTGGCACCCGGGCGGCGAGCTGAACGCGATCGCCCTGGAGACCGACGTGCACCCGGGTTTCCAGACCGACTGGCAGCAACCGCTGGTGGTCGCGCTGACCCAGGCGGCCGGCCTGTCGATCGTGCACGAGACGGTCTACGAGTCGCGGCTCGGCTTCACCTCCGCGCTCAACCAGATGGGCGCACACATTCAGCTCTACCGGGAGTGCCTGGGCGGCACGCCCTGCCGCTTCGGGCAGCGCAACTTCCTGCACTCCGCGGTGGTCTCCGGCCCGTCCAAGCTGCTCGGCGGCGAGCTGGTGATCCCGGACCTGCGCGGCGGCTTCTCGTACCTGATCGCGGCACTGGCCGCCGAGGGCACCTCGACGGTGCACGGGATCTCGCTGATCAACCGGGGCTACGAGAACTTCATGGACAAGCTGCGTGAGCTGGGCGCGCACGTGGAGCTGCCCAGCGAGCAGACGCTGCTCGCCGCGGTCTGA
- a CDS encoding HU family DNA-binding protein translates to MNRSELVAALADRAEVTRKDADAVLAAFAEVVGEVVAKGDEKVTIPGFLTFERTHRAARTARNPQTGEPIQIAAGYSAKVSAGSKLKEAAKGV, encoded by the coding sequence ATGAACCGCAGTGAGCTGGTGGCCGCTCTGGCCGACCGCGCCGAGGTGACCCGCAAGGACGCCGACGCCGTTCTGGCGGCCTTCGCCGAGGTTGTGGGCGAGGTCGTGGCCAAGGGTGACGAGAAGGTCACCATCCCCGGTTTCCTGACCTTCGAGCGGACCCACCGCGCCGCCCGTACCGCCCGCAACCCGCAGACCGGCGAGCCGATCCAGATCGCGGCCGGTTACAGCGCCAAGGTGAGCGCCGGTTCCAAGCTCAAGGAAGCCGCCAAGGGCGTCTGA
- a CDS encoding NAD-dependent malic enzyme: MATVPSVSNSITVRLEVPASGSAVSNITTAVESSGGSVTGLDVTASGLEALRIDVTVAAASVAHGEEIVEKLRAIDGVTIGKVSDRTFLMHLGGKIEMSSKLPIRNRDDLSMIYTPGVARVCMAIAENPEDARRLTIKRNSVAVVTDGSAVLGLGNIGPQAALPVMEGKAALFKRFAGIDAWPICLDTQDADEIVAIVKAIAPGFAGINLEDISAPRCFEIEARLREALDIPVFHDDQHGTAIVVLAALTNALRVVGKEIGDIRVVMSGAGAAGTAILKLLLAAGVEHATVADVHGVVHGGRDDLNDSLRWIAEHTNRSGRTGSLKEAVADADVFIGVSAPNVLDGDDIASMADNAIVFALANPDPEVDPAVARQTAAVVATGRSDFPNQINNVLVFPGVFRGLLDAQSRTVNTEMMIAAARALAATVLDDQLNANYIIPSVFHPDVAKTVAAAVREAALAAAGSTEQAPSRPTPGIVGTLDTAAFPVVKL, translated from the coding sequence ATGGCGACGGTGCCCAGTGTCTCCAACTCGATCACGGTGCGGCTGGAGGTTCCGGCCAGTGGCAGCGCGGTCAGCAACATCACCACGGCCGTGGAGTCCTCCGGCGGGTCGGTGACCGGTCTGGACGTCACGGCCTCGGGTCTGGAGGCGTTGCGGATCGACGTGACGGTGGCGGCCGCCTCGGTGGCGCACGGCGAGGAGATCGTCGAGAAGCTGCGCGCGATCGACGGCGTGACGATCGGCAAGGTCTCGGACCGTACCTTCCTGATGCACCTCGGCGGCAAGATCGAGATGTCCTCGAAGCTGCCGATCCGCAACCGCGACGACCTGAGCATGATCTACACCCCCGGCGTGGCCCGGGTCTGCATGGCGATCGCCGAGAACCCCGAGGACGCCCGCCGCCTGACCATCAAGCGCAACAGCGTCGCCGTGGTCACCGACGGCTCGGCGGTGCTGGGCCTGGGCAACATCGGCCCGCAGGCCGCGCTGCCGGTGATGGAGGGCAAGGCGGCCCTGTTCAAGCGCTTCGCCGGCATCGACGCCTGGCCGATCTGCCTGGACACCCAGGACGCCGACGAGATCGTCGCGATCGTCAAGGCGATCGCCCCCGGCTTCGCCGGCATCAACCTGGAGGACATCTCCGCGCCGCGCTGCTTCGAGATCGAGGCCCGGCTGCGCGAGGCGCTGGACATCCCGGTCTTCCACGACGACCAGCACGGCACCGCGATCGTGGTGCTGGCCGCGCTGACCAACGCGCTGCGGGTGGTCGGCAAGGAGATCGGCGACATCCGGGTGGTCATGTCCGGCGCCGGCGCGGCCGGCACCGCGATCCTGAAGCTGCTGCTGGCCGCCGGTGTCGAGCACGCCACCGTGGCCGACGTGCACGGCGTGGTGCACGGCGGCCGGGACGACCTGAACGACTCGCTGCGCTGGATCGCCGAGCACACCAACCGCTCGGGCCGCACCGGCAGCCTCAAGGAGGCGGTGGCCGACGCCGACGTCTTCATCGGCGTCTCCGCCCCGAACGTGCTGGACGGCGACGACATCGCCTCGATGGCGGACAACGCGATCGTCTTCGCGCTGGCCAACCCGGACCCGGAGGTCGACCCGGCGGTCGCCCGGCAGACCGCCGCCGTGGTCGCCACCGGCCGCAGTGACTTCCCGAACCAGATCAACAACGTGCTGGTCTTCCCGGGTGTCTTCCGCGGCCTGCTGGACGCGCAGAGCCGTACGGTGAACACCGAGATGATGATCGCCGCGGCCCGCGCGCTGGCCGCGACCGTGCTGGACGACCAGCTGAACGCGAACTACATCATCCCCAGCGTCTTCCATCCGGACGTGGCCAAGACGGTCGCCGCCGCCGTCCGGGAGGCCGCGCTGGCCGCCGCCGGTTCGACCGAGCAGGCCCCCTCGCGGCCCACCCCGGGCATCGTCGGGACCCTCGACACCGCGGCTTTCCCGGTGGTCAAGCTCTGA
- a CDS encoding HelD family protein, which translates to MGAHGRQHAAATTEAGTAPADSTTATAEGLREREIAGEQRHLDTVYRRLEEKLAEAEYVLEDAAKRVQIGTPGALAERDAQVYRAGAHLHRLNSEFEDFLFGRIDLQQPDAPEEHGIPSFTPLDPGDENVAQTLHIGRLGVLDAEYGPLVIDWRAPAAAPFYRSTPLEPGRVLRRRVIRSKGRKVIGVEDDLLRPDLTPVLDGRELAVIGDGALMASLGRAREHTMRDIVSSIQKEQDEVIRAPAAGATLVTGGPGTGKTAVALHRAAFLLYQDRRRYAGGILVVSPTPLLVSYTEGVLPSLGEEGQVAIRAVGSLVDGIEAERYDTPETARIKGSARMVQLLRRTARAALELGAPTELKVVARGEVLRLDAGRLRAVRGNVVGSGGTPLNLLRPRARRLLLDALWVVATRHLPKPTDHFSREQRQEEKESFDEYVSDEALFLDFLDAWWPALSPRQVLATLRQARHTNRVARRVVSPEEARLLAASWRHLDERGRGTLSAHDVALIDELQLLLGEPARPKVREVDAVDLLSGLDEVTTFADRSSRRRENVPVERTEYAHVIVDEAQDLTPMQWRMIGRRSRSATWTIVGDPAQSSWPFPEEAQAALDEVLAGKPRRRHTLTVNYRNPAEIAEVAAQVLALAAPGTPSPSAVRSTGIEPRFAAVTAPEQGAFGAAARAELRRLLGEVDGTVAVVVPMDRRAEAAGWTEGLGARVVALGSLEAKGLEYDATVVADPTGIAGESEAGLRVLYVALTRATQRLTVLSGPDDLPDSEGVPALLRRP; encoded by the coding sequence TTGGGCGCGCACGGCAGGCAGCACGCGGCCGCAACCACCGAGGCCGGCACGGCACCAGCGGACAGCACCACGGCCACGGCCGAGGGGCTGCGCGAGCGTGAGATCGCGGGCGAACAGCGGCACCTCGACACCGTCTACCGGCGTCTGGAGGAGAAGCTCGCGGAAGCCGAGTACGTCCTGGAGGACGCCGCGAAGCGGGTCCAGATCGGTACGCCCGGCGCGCTCGCCGAACGGGACGCGCAGGTCTACCGGGCCGGCGCGCACCTGCACCGGTTGAACAGCGAGTTCGAGGACTTCCTGTTCGGCCGGATCGACCTGCAGCAGCCGGACGCCCCCGAAGAGCACGGCATCCCCTCCTTCACCCCGCTCGATCCGGGTGACGAGAACGTCGCGCAGACCCTGCACATCGGCCGGCTCGGCGTGCTGGACGCCGAGTACGGCCCGCTGGTGATCGACTGGCGGGCGCCCGCCGCCGCCCCCTTCTACCGGTCCACCCCGCTGGAGCCGGGCCGGGTGCTGCGCCGCCGGGTGATCCGCTCCAAGGGCCGCAAGGTGATCGGCGTCGAGGACGACCTGCTGCGCCCCGACCTGACCCCGGTGCTGGACGGCCGGGAGCTGGCCGTGATCGGCGACGGCGCGCTGATGGCCTCGCTCGGCCGCGCCCGCGAGCACACCATGCGCGACATCGTCTCCTCGATCCAGAAGGAGCAGGACGAGGTGATCCGGGCGCCCGCCGCCGGCGCCACCCTGGTCACCGGCGGCCCCGGCACCGGCAAGACCGCCGTCGCGCTGCACCGGGCGGCCTTCCTGCTGTACCAGGACCGTCGTCGCTACGCGGGCGGGATCCTGGTGGTCAGCCCGACCCCGCTGCTGGTCTCCTACACCGAGGGCGTGCTGCCCTCGCTCGGCGAGGAGGGCCAGGTGGCGATCCGCGCGGTCGGCAGCCTGGTGGACGGCATCGAGGCCGAGCGCTACGACACCCCCGAGACGGCGCGGATCAAGGGCTCGGCCCGGATGGTGCAGCTGCTGCGCCGCACCGCGCGGGCCGCGCTGGAGCTCGGTGCGCCCACCGAGCTGAAGGTGGTGGCGCGCGGCGAGGTGCTGCGGCTGGACGCCGGGCGGCTGCGCGCGGTGCGCGGCAACGTGGTCGGCAGCGGCGGCACCCCGCTCAACCTGCTGCGCCCCCGGGCCCGCCGGCTGCTGCTGGACGCGCTCTGGGTGGTGGCCACCAGGCACCTGCCCAAGCCCACCGACCACTTCTCCCGTGAGCAGCGCCAGGAGGAGAAGGAGTCCTTCGACGAGTACGTCTCGGACGAGGCGCTCTTCCTCGACTTCCTGGATGCCTGGTGGCCGGCCCTGAGCCCGCGTCAGGTGCTGGCCACGCTGCGGCAGGCCAGGCACACCAACCGGGTCGCCCGGCGGGTGGTCAGTCCCGAGGAGGCCCGCCTGCTGGCCGCCTCCTGGCGCCACCTGGACGAGCGCGGCCGGGGGACGCTCTCGGCGCACGACGTGGCGCTGATCGACGAGCTGCAGCTGCTGCTCGGCGAGCCGGCCCGGCCCAAGGTGCGCGAGGTGGACGCGGTGGACCTGCTCAGCGGCCTCGACGAGGTGACCACCTTCGCCGACCGCAGCTCCCGCCGGCGCGAGAACGTCCCGGTGGAGCGCACCGAGTACGCGCACGTGATCGTCGACGAGGCGCAGGACCTGACGCCGATGCAGTGGCGGATGATCGGCCGCCGCTCCCGTTCGGCCACCTGGACCATCGTCGGCGACCCGGCGCAGAGTTCCTGGCCCTTCCCCGAGGAGGCCCAGGCGGCGCTCGACGAGGTGCTGGCCGGCAAGCCGCGCCGCCGCCACACGTTGACCGTCAACTACCGCAACCCCGCCGAGATCGCCGAGGTCGCGGCGCAGGTGCTGGCGCTGGCCGCGCCGGGCACCCCCTCGCCCAGCGCGGTGCGCTCCACCGGCATCGAGCCGCGCTTCGCGGCGGTCACCGCGCCGGAGCAGGGCGCCTTCGGTGCCGCCGCGCGCGCCGAACTGCGTCGCCTGCTGGGTGAGGTGGACGGCACGGTGGCCGTGGTGGTCCCGATGGATCGCCGGGCGGAGGCGGCCGGTTGGACCGAGGGCCTGGGCGCGCGCGTGGTGGCGCTGGGCAGCCTGGAGGCCAAGGGCCTGGAGTACGACGCGACGGTGGTCGCCGACCCGACCGGCATCGCCGGCGAGTCCGAGGCCGGGCTGCGGGTCCTCTACGTCGCGTTGACCCGTGCCACCCAGCGTCTGACGGTGCTCTCCGGGCCCGACGACCTGCCCGACAGCGAGGGCGTCCCGGCGCTGCTGCGGCGGCCCTGA
- a CDS encoding alpha/beta hydrolase: MNFSLLDGWFPWTVQLAAGAALLVAAGWRDRRWRLRRAPIALGAAVVLTALAGLLAVTVAGITDPLPFALWLWLGAAILALAVLVAGWGSARWWRRSLAPLAAVLALLAGANVLNASTGYFPTVDDAIGELTGAPLPQQVTLDQLGSLTGRTSTGRIVEVDIPDTASGFAHREELVYLPPAWFRSKTRPKLPVLEMIGGEYAVPDNWVRAGDAVQTADAYAAQHGGYAPVLVFADATGGFKVDTECVNGPNGNAEDHLVKDIPPYIEKTFGTTTDPHKWGVVGWSMGGTCAIDLTLEHPQVFTHFEDISGDLGPNTGDKQQTIDTLYGGDAAAWAAHDPLTVLAGHAKFRGTSGWFESGDQETAQVAHAKQLDAAARQDGIACRLEVQPGRHTWHFGATAFADALPWLAQQLGTPGLHQTRTGPVKPLPKPTGPAHTGQPGTTAPDTTPPAAPAAV, encoded by the coding sequence ATGAACTTCTCCCTGTTGGACGGCTGGTTCCCGTGGACCGTCCAGCTCGCGGCCGGTGCCGCGCTGCTGGTCGCGGCCGGTTGGCGGGACCGTCGCTGGCGGCTGCGCAGGGCGCCGATCGCACTCGGCGCCGCCGTCGTGCTGACCGCGCTGGCCGGGCTGCTCGCGGTCACCGTCGCAGGGATCACCGACCCGCTGCCGTTCGCGCTCTGGCTCTGGCTGGGCGCGGCGATCCTGGCCCTGGCGGTGCTGGTGGCCGGCTGGGGCTCGGCGCGCTGGTGGCGGCGCTCGCTGGCGCCGCTGGCCGCGGTGCTGGCCCTGCTGGCCGGCGCCAACGTGCTCAACGCGTCCACCGGTTACTTCCCGACCGTGGACGACGCGATCGGCGAGCTGACCGGCGCCCCGCTGCCGCAGCAGGTCACGCTGGACCAACTCGGCTCGCTGACCGGCAGGACCAGCACCGGCCGGATCGTCGAGGTGGACATACCCGACACCGCCAGCGGCTTCGCGCACCGCGAGGAGCTGGTCTACCTGCCGCCGGCCTGGTTCCGCAGCAAGACCCGGCCCAAGTTGCCGGTGCTGGAGATGATCGGCGGGGAGTACGCGGTCCCCGACAACTGGGTGCGGGCCGGGGACGCGGTGCAGACCGCCGACGCCTACGCCGCGCAGCACGGCGGTTACGCGCCGGTGCTGGTCTTCGCGGACGCGACCGGCGGCTTCAAGGTCGACACCGAATGCGTGAACGGTCCGAACGGGAATGCCGAGGACCACCTGGTCAAGGACATTCCGCCGTACATCGAGAAGACTTTCGGCACCACCACCGATCCGCACAAGTGGGGTGTGGTGGGCTGGTCGATGGGCGGCACCTGCGCGATCGACCTGACCCTCGAACACCCGCAGGTCTTCACGCACTTCGAGGACATTTCCGGTGACCTCGGGCCGAACACCGGCGACAAGCAGCAGACCATCGACACGCTCTACGGCGGCGACGCGGCGGCCTGGGCGGCGCACGACCCGCTGACCGTGCTCGCGGGGCACGCCAAATTCCGCGGCACCTCCGGCTGGTTCGAGAGCGGCGACCAGGAGACCGCCCAGGTCGCGCACGCGAAGCAACTGGACGCCGCCGCCCGGCAGGACGGCATCGCGTGCCGGCTGGAGGTCCAGCCGGGCCGGCACACCTGGCACTTCGGCGCCACCGCGTTCGCCGACGCGCTGCCCTGGCTGGCCCAGCAACTCGGCACCCCGGGGCTGCACCAGACCAGGACCGGGCCGGTCAAGCCGCTCCCCAAGCCCACCGGCCCGGCCCACACCGGGCAGCCCGGCACCACCGCGCCCGACACCACCCCGCCGGCCGCCCCCGCCGCGGTCTAA
- the smpB gene encoding SsrA-binding protein SmpB, with translation MAKEKGQKLIAQNKKARHEYTILDTYECGMVLTGTEVKSLREGRANLVDGYAYTQAGEVWIDNVFIPEYTQGTWTNHSARRKRKLLLHKMEIRKLESKSKETGHTLVPLSLYFKDGRVKLELALAVGKKLYDKRQTLREKQDTRETARAVAAARRRAG, from the coding sequence ATGGCAAAGGAAAAGGGACAGAAGCTGATCGCGCAGAACAAGAAGGCGCGACACGAGTACACGATCCTCGACACCTACGAGTGCGGGATGGTGCTGACCGGCACCGAGGTCAAGTCGCTGCGCGAGGGCCGGGCCAACCTGGTCGACGGCTACGCCTACACCCAGGCCGGTGAGGTGTGGATCGACAACGTCTTCATCCCCGAGTACACCCAGGGGACGTGGACCAACCACTCGGCGCGGCGCAAGCGCAAGCTGCTGCTGCACAAGATGGAGATCCGCAAGCTGGAGTCGAAGAGCAAGGAGACCGGGCACACCCTGGTGCCGCTCTCCCTGTACTTCAAGGACGGCCGGGTCAAGCTCGAGCTCGCGCTGGCGGTCGGCAAGAAGCTCTATGACAAGCGGCAGACCCTGCGCGAGAAGCAGGACACCCGGGAGACCGCCCGCGCGGTCGCCGCCGCCCGCCGCCGGGCCGGCTGA